CACTTTCACTGGCAGGTTCAGGTCGATTACCAATTGCTTGATGACTTGAAGCTGTTGGTAATCTTTTTGGCCAAAATAGGCACGATCGGGTTGGACGAGGTTGAATAGCTTGAGCACAATCAGCGCTACACCGGGGAAATGGCTTGGACGGTATCTACCGCAGAGGCCTTTTGAAATTTCAGGCAGGGCAATGGTTGTCTGAAATCCGGATGGATACATTTCTTTGACCGGCGGAATAAACATCGCATCGACTCCAGCCGACTCGCTCATCGCCGAATCGCGGGGGATATCGCGCGGGTAGACGGATAAATCTTCAAGTGGACCGAACTGCTTGGGGTTAACAAAGAGGCTGACGACGACTTTGGCGTTGGGAGCTTGTGCCTGACGCATCAGCGTGAGATGCCCTTCGTGGAAATAACCCATCGTAGGGACTAGATGAATGGCAAAGCCTTTTTCCCGCTGCTCTTTAACCCATGCCCGGATTTCAGCGGTCGTTTTTAAAATATCCATCTTTAAAAAGTATTTTCCTCGGTAGGGAATTGCCGTTCTCGCACTTCACGGCTGTAGGTTTCAAGCGCTTTTGCAAATAGATCCCCAGCATCTACGTAACACTTGGTGTGTTTGAGGGTTTCGCCGCTAAGCCCGAGCAGGTCATTGATGACTTGGATTTCACCATCACAATCAGGACCTGCGCCTATTCCGATTGTCGGAATTTTAAGCTCGCGGGTAATACGCTCGGAGACAACAGCGGGGATGAGTTCTAAGACCACACAAAATGCCCTGGCCTCCTGGACGGCTTTCGCGTCTGCAGCGATTATATCGGACTGTGTCCCGCGCCCTTGAACTCGATAACCGCCAAATTTATTGATCGATTGTGGGGTCATTCCCACATGACCCATCACCGGAATTCCGATATCGGTCAACCGTTTGATAAGGGGAGCAACCGATATTCCCCCCTCGACCTTCACCGCCTCAGCGCCGGCCTTAATAAAAAGCCCCGCATTACGAATAGCTTCATCTTCACTTGCCTGATAGGACATGAAGGGCATATCGGCTACTAACAAAGCGTTCTTAACGCCCCTGCGTACAGCGCGGGTGTGGTGGAGCATCTCTTCCATAGTAACAGGAAGAGTATTCTCATACCCTAGTACGACATTACCGACCGAATCGCCAACGAGTATCAGGTCAACCCCCGCTGCATCGGCAATCCGCCCCATCGGGCAGTCATAGGCCGTTATACAAACAATTTTTTCATTTAGCCGCTTCTTATTAGCAATCTTAGGAGCGGTCATCTTCTCTCTGCTCATACTTTTGATAA
This portion of the bacterium genome encodes:
- the panC gene encoding pantoate--beta-alanine ligase; the encoded protein is MDILKTTAEIRAWVKEQREKGFAIHLVPTMGYFHEGHLTLMRQAQAPNAKVVVSLFVNPKQFGPLEDLSVYPRDIPRDSAMSESAGVDAMFIPPVKEMYPSGFQTTIALPEISKGLCGRYRPSHFPGVALIVLKLFNLVQPDRAYFGQKDYQQLQVIKQLVIDLNLPVKVIGCPIVREEDGLAMSSRNIYLSPEERVQATVINKSLTRAQSVVKAGERDTDSLIEQVKEWISQSPLANIQYLEIVHPDTLDPIHTIEDQAVLAIAVHFGKTRLIDNILLES
- the panB gene encoding 3-methyl-2-oxobutanoate hydroxymethyltransferase, with the protein product MSREKMTAPKIANKKRLNEKIVCITAYDCPMGRIADAAGVDLILVGDSVGNVVLGYENTLPVTMEEMLHHTRAVRRGVKNALLVADMPFMSYQASEDEAIRNAGLFIKAGAEAVKVEGGISVAPLIKRLTDIGIPVMGHVGMTPQSINKFGGYRVQGRGTQSDIIAADAKAVQEARAFCVVLELIPAVVSERITRELKIPTIGIGAGPDCDGEIQVINDLLGLSGETLKHTKCYVDAGDLFAKALETYSREVRERQFPTEENTF